A segment of the Leptolyngbya sp. NIES-3755 genome:
TCCTCGGAAATCCTCAAGTTGGCGGAGGGCAAAGAGTCTTACGCGGATTAGGTTCAGGCTTTGTGATTGATAAAGACGGTAAGATTCTGACGAATTCGCATGTGGTCGATAGTGCTGATACTGTAACCGTTTCATTCCAAGATGGACGAGTGTTAGAAGGGAAAGTTTTAGGAAAAGATCCCGTCACAGATGTCGCAGTGATTCAAGTTCAGGCGGACAATTTACCCATTGCGACTTTGGGAAATTCCGATGATGTGCGGCAGGGACAATGGGCGATCGCAATTGGCAATCCGCTGGGTCTACAAGAAACGGTTACCGTCGGCGTGATTAGTGGAACTGAGCGATCGAGCGTTGATATTGGTGTTCCTGATAAGCGAGTCGGATTTATTCAAACCGATGCCGCGATCAATCCAGGAAATTCAGGTGGACCATTATTGAATGCGAATGGTGATGTCATTGGCATCAATACTGCAATTATTCAAGGAACACAAGGATTAGGATTTGCAATTCCGATTAATACCGCCCAAAAGGTCGCTGAGCAATTAATTGCAACGGGAACGATGACACATCCCTATATCGGAGTTCAATTAGTTGCGCTTGATCCGAATGTGAAAGATTTTATTAATCGCGCTCCCAATAGCCGCATGAAAGTAGAAGGCGATCGCGGAATTTTAGTCGTGGGAGTCGGTCGCGGAACTCCTGCGGCGAAAGCTGGATTAAAAGCGGGTGATGTCATTCAATCGGTGAACGATCAATCGATCGAGAATGTCAAAACAATTCAGCAATTCGTAGATGAAGTGGGAATTGATGGCAGATTGAATGTGAATGTCAAACGGAACGATCGAACAGTTGCTCTCACAATTTCACCCGAACAATTGCCAGCGGTGGAAACACAGTAAATAAAAAAATCGGGGTAGACTTTCTCGCCTACCCCAAATCATTTATCTCAGATCCGCTGCCGCCTGTGCGATCGCTCCTAATTGCAATCCGGGCGGATATGCCCCTTCTTCCTTAATTTGTTTTATCGCTGCATCCGAAATTCGCAGATTCATCTTTAGGGCGATCGCTTTCACAATATCGCCTCGATCGATCACACCCGAAACCGCTTCCGCTGGCGATAATACCGTCACCCGCGCCAATTTCTGATTTTCCAATAATTGAATCACTTCTACGATCGAAGTCGATTCCTGTACAGTCGGCACTTCCGTCAACGGATGAACGATATCTAATAATGTTTTCGTTTCCCACTCGCTGCGCTCGATCCGCTGAAGATCCTCAGCATTTACAACCCCTCGATAGCGTCCATTCGAGGCTGCGTAGTAAATAGGGGCGCGAACATCACTAATCAAATAATCATCCGCAAATTTCCGCAGTGGCATCTTCGCATCCAGCACCCGAAACTCACGAGTCATTGCATCTTCAGCTTTCACCTTCAACATAGCTTCCTGAAGTTCAGTAATGCGATCGTAAGCACTAGCATTCTGCACGACGAACCATCCAATCACCGCTCCCCACAGTCCACCGCCATAGGGCAATCCCAAAGATCGTGTCAGACCAAACGCATCCGCCAGTCCCCAGACGATCGCGATCGTTCCCAAGAATCGTCCAACTTTTGCGGCTGTCCGAATTCCTTTGATCTGGCTTCCAGTCAGCTTCCATACGATCGCTTTCAAGACTTGTCCACCATCCAGCGGCAGACCGGGGATCATGTTAAACAGCGTCAAGATTAGATTAATCGCTGCTAAATCGCGTACCAGCACATTCAGCGGCACGTCTGTGTTGGGCGTAAAGACCGTGACTAGAGTGAGCAACAGAAATAGGATGAAACTAACCGCTGGACCTGCGATCGCAACTTGGAACGCTTTTCCTGGGGTCTTTGGCTCTTGTGCGATCGCGGCAATTCCCCCAAAGAAGAACAGCGTAATCGACTGCACTCGAATCCCTTGAACTTTTGCGACCAGGCTATGCCCCAATTCGTGAAGGAGCACCGAAGCAAACAGTAACAATGCCATCGCAAACCCAGTTCCCCAGGCAACCGGAGTTCCCCAATCGGGATAGCGAATCTGCCACCGGAGTGCATTACTCAGCGTGACAATCACAAGGATAAAGAACCAGGACGGGTCAATAAGCAACGGAATGCCAAAGAGTGACCCAACTCGCCAACCGGATTGCATGAATGGTTATTCCAAAAGCATCTATATTCAGCATAAGAGATGAACCGGATGTGGGGCGGGTGAGATAACCCAACCTGCTAAAAGTTTAGATTTTGTTCATGTACCCGAATCTAACTTTCTGAAGCTTTCGAGAGTTCTTCCGATCGCGGAACATTCATCGCCACCGAATCCGCTGCAACGACGATCGTAGAATGCGGTGCTCTTAAAGATACCAGAATACTTTTCAGTACGACTGCGATCGGAACCGCCACAACAACGCCCAACAGTCCCCCAACTCGCGCTCCCATCAGAATCGAGATAAACACCCAAACCGGATTCAATCCCGTAAAGCTTCCCAAAACACGGGGCATGATTAGATTTTCAATAATCTGCTGCACGATCAAAGACGCAATTAATACTTCCACACCGAGTCCAATATCACGCAGTGCCACGAGTAAGGAT
Coding sequences within it:
- a CDS encoding 2-alkenal reductase (similar to AA sequence:cyanobase_aa:LBDG_20560), whose product is MFKRLLGLFSVLLLGFGLPANAAPFGAGDNFVTAAIDKVEQAVVQVNVSRNMGGEVPGALRPFLGNPQVGGGQRVLRGLGSGFVIDKDGKILTNSHVVDSADTVTVSFQDGRVLEGKVLGKDPVTDVAVIQVQADNLPIATLGNSDDVRQGQWAIAIGNPLGLQETVTVGVISGTERSSVDIGVPDKRVGFIQTDAAINPGNSGGPLLNANGDVIGINTAIIQGTQGLGFAIPINTAQKVAEQLIATGTMTHPYIGVQLVALDPNVKDFINRAPNSRMKVEGDRGILVVGVGRGTPAAKAGLKAGDVIQSVNDQSIENVKTIQQFVDEVGIDGRLNVNVKRNDRTVALTISPEQLPAVETQ
- a CDS encoding peptidase M50 (similar to AA sequence:cyanobase_aa:LBDG_03910), whose translation is MQSGWRVGSLFGIPLLIDPSWFFILVIVTLSNALRWQIRYPDWGTPVAWGTGFAMALLLFASVLLHELGHSLVAKVQGIRVQSITLFFFGGIAAIAQEPKTPGKAFQVAIAGPAVSFILFLLLTLVTVFTPNTDVPLNVLVRDLAAINLILTLFNMIPGLPLDGGQVLKAIVWKLTGSQIKGIRTAAKVGRFLGTIAIVWGLADAFGLTRSLGLPYGGGLWGAVIGWFVVQNASAYDRITELQEAMLKVKAEDAMTREFRVLDAKMPLRKFADDYLISDVRAPIYYAASNGRYRGVVNAEDLQRIERSEWETKTLLDIVHPLTEVPTVQESTSIVEVIQLLENQKLARVTVLSPAEAVSGVIDRGDIVKAIALKMNLRISDAAIKQIKEEGAYPPGLQLGAIAQAAADLR